One window of Leptospira barantonii genomic DNA carries:
- a CDS encoding DUF3095 domain-containing protein yields the protein MLQTSENKTSLSTHNFYKYLPALSSFTDIIESSNYFTVPDDWNLVITDVVNSSDAIRNGNYKDVNIAGGVTAMAVSNLMGDMDYPFLFGGDGMTLLLPDSVLPGVKDILFSIRELVKNNFGLKLRAGIVNVGDLKRTGKELKLCKLKISDFYNQAILTGSALDVAETFVKNDDSTNPYIIPLTHKTKVKPDFTGFTCRWQDIPSHRGETVSFIIKMNSPSAASDQELLKIILDQVGTLLGNDTDIHPLKEEGIKVDMSGKYFNKEATVHAGSKKGILHFLKMLKIKIEGFAVNLAINTQWKFGPKVNGMELRELRKSQVIASDFRKYDGTLKMVVACDSNSRELFLKFLDGLYKEGKLFYGFHVSDRALMTCALHEGSVREVHFVDSADGGYTLAAIGLKEQIKASRS from the coding sequence ATGCTTCAAACTTCGGAAAATAAAACTTCGTTGAGCACGCATAACTTCTACAAATACTTACCCGCGCTTTCTTCCTTTACGGATATCATCGAATCTTCCAATTATTTTACCGTTCCCGACGATTGGAATTTGGTCATCACCGATGTGGTGAATTCTTCCGATGCGATTCGAAACGGAAACTACAAGGACGTGAACATCGCAGGCGGCGTCACCGCGATGGCGGTTTCCAATCTGATGGGCGATATGGATTATCCGTTTCTATTCGGAGGAGACGGGATGACCTTGTTGCTTCCCGATAGCGTTCTTCCCGGTGTGAAGGATATTTTGTTTTCGATCAGGGAACTCGTAAAAAACAATTTCGGTTTAAAACTCAGAGCTGGAATCGTAAACGTCGGCGATTTAAAAAGAACCGGAAAAGAATTAAAACTTTGTAAACTAAAGATCTCCGATTTTTACAACCAAGCGATTCTTACCGGAAGCGCGTTGGACGTCGCCGAAACTTTTGTAAAGAACGACGATTCCACAAATCCTTATATCATACCCTTAACGCACAAAACGAAGGTCAAACCGGACTTTACCGGGTTCACTTGTAGATGGCAGGACATCCCGAGCCACAGAGGTGAAACGGTTTCGTTTATCATAAAGATGAATTCTCCGAGCGCGGCTTCCGATCAGGAATTGCTCAAAATCATTTTGGATCAGGTGGGAACTTTATTGGGGAACGATACGGACATTCATCCACTCAAAGAGGAAGGAATCAAAGTCGACATGTCCGGAAAATACTTCAACAAGGAAGCGACCGTTCACGCGGGAAGTAAAAAAGGAATTCTCCATTTTCTGAAAATGCTCAAAATCAAAATCGAAGGATTCGCCGTAAATCTTGCGATCAACACACAATGGAAGTTCGGACCGAAAGTCAACGGAATGGAATTGAGAGAATTAAGAAAATCGCAAGTGATCGCTTCCGATTTCAGGAAATACGACGGAACCTTGAAGATGGTAGTCGCCTGCGATTCGAATTCGAGAGAGTTGTTCCTAAAATTTTTGGACGGTCTTTACAAAGAAGGAAAACTTTTTTACGGATTTCATGTTTCCGATAGAGCTTTGATGACCTGCGCTTTACACGAAGGTTCGGTTCGTGAAGTTCACTTCGTCGACTCCGCGGACGGAGGTTATACTCTTGCGGCGATTGGACTTAAGGAACAAATCAAAGCTTCAAGAAGCTGA
- a CDS encoding ABC transporter ATP-binding protein, with protein sequence MKRPLEYNPELIQKSEPLPHEKEKGSAKKWKAPNPKKEKPNSDGEGAPGLLIFGLFRFVKKYKGRIFVIIGLLCFEIGFYASIPFSFKYLIDEALINRNQSALYWIGAYLAIGTITFAILGTVRDYLYNWASARIIQDLRLQMYEHLDRLSLDFFSNNKLGDILSRFFNDLAALEHALLAFIPWGLGPLLEAIFGTILLFLLDWKLALIALLIWPISFLGPGFLSRKSTEISYTRKLEEAQVLSLVEESISAQNLIRAYDLSDYFFSRFKNNCEKLFQVSLRLGLTNSYLERSAGSGILLLQGVLLLVGTTFAYHNALSIGTLAAFLPPFLNLSYSLLYLSQYLPALNHASGSAKRILELLRAPVFESDPEESSIPELKEAIHFENVHFRYKGRSKNLSDITLTIPKGSYTAIVGGSGVGKSTFIKLLLGMVQPNEGRILFDGTDLNSLSRSSVRSLVGVVFQETFLFNTTIFENIRIGKPSATLEEVIEAAKRAEIHEMILSLPMGYETNAGDRGTKLSGGERQRIAIARAFLRNPKILLLDEATSSLDPVTEARIMKTLSLLREGRTVISVTHRLSTIREADQVFQMRNGKLERFSVPEPEQQAMVL encoded by the coding sequence ATGAAAAGACCCCTCGAATACAATCCGGAACTGATCCAAAAGTCGGAACCTCTTCCTCATGAAAAGGAAAAGGGTTCAGCTAAAAAATGGAAAGCCCCGAATCCGAAAAAGGAAAAACCAAATTCGGATGGAGAAGGCGCGCCGGGTCTTTTAATTTTCGGGTTATTCCGTTTTGTAAAAAAATATAAGGGAAGAATTTTCGTCATCATCGGACTTCTTTGTTTCGAAATCGGATTTTACGCGAGCATTCCTTTCAGTTTTAAATACTTAATCGACGAAGCTTTGATCAATCGAAATCAAAGCGCTCTTTATTGGATCGGCGCTTATCTCGCGATCGGAACGATTACCTTTGCGATTCTTGGAACGGTAAGGGATTATCTTTACAACTGGGCTTCCGCGAGAATCATACAGGACTTAAGACTGCAGATGTACGAACATCTGGATCGATTGAGTTTGGATTTTTTCTCGAACAATAAACTCGGAGATATTCTTTCAAGATTTTTCAACGATCTCGCGGCGTTGGAACACGCGTTGCTTGCGTTTATTCCCTGGGGACTTGGTCCTTTGTTGGAAGCGATCTTCGGAACCATTCTTCTTTTCTTATTGGATTGGAAGTTGGCGTTGATCGCTTTGTTGATCTGGCCGATCAGTTTTTTAGGTCCGGGATTTTTGTCTCGCAAGTCCACTGAAATCAGTTACACAAGAAAATTAGAAGAAGCTCAAGTACTCAGCTTGGTGGAAGAATCCATCTCCGCTCAAAACCTGATCCGTGCTTACGATCTGAGCGATTATTTCTTCAGTCGTTTTAAGAATAACTGTGAAAAATTGTTTCAGGTTTCACTCCGGCTCGGCTTGACGAATTCTTATCTCGAACGTTCCGCAGGCTCTGGAATTCTTCTTTTACAGGGAGTTCTACTGCTCGTTGGAACTACATTCGCATATCATAATGCTCTTAGCATAGGAACGTTGGCGGCGTTTCTACCTCCGTTCTTAAACTTAAGTTATTCTCTTTTGTATCTTTCCCAGTATTTACCTGCGTTGAATCACGCGAGCGGCTCCGCAAAAAGAATATTAGAATTATTGCGTGCTCCCGTTTTCGAATCGGATCCCGAAGAATCCTCCATTCCCGAATTGAAAGAAGCGATTCATTTCGAGAACGTTCACTTCAGATACAAGGGAAGATCGAAAAATCTGAGCGACATTACTCTGACCATTCCTAAAGGAAGTTATACCGCGATCGTAGGCGGTTCGGGAGTGGGTAAAAGCACGTTCATCAAACTTCTATTGGGAATGGTTCAACCGAACGAAGGAAGAATTCTTTTCGACGGAACCGATCTCAATTCCTTATCGAGAAGTTCTGTGAGATCCTTGGTCGGAGTTGTGTTCCAAGAAACGTTTCTTTTTAATACGACCATCTTCGAAAACATTCGAATCGGAAAACCGAGCGCGACACTCGAAGAAGTGATCGAAGCCGCGAAAAGAGCGGAGATTCACGAGATGATTCTTTCCTTGCCGATGGGTTACGAAACGAACGCGGGAGATCGTGGAACAAAACTCTCGGGCGGTGAAAGACAAAGAATCGCGATCGCAAGGGCCTTTTTGAGAAATCCGAAAATTCTGCTTTTGGACGAAGCGACTTCTTCCCTGGATCCGGTTACCGAAGCGAGAATCATGAAAACCCTTTCGTTGTTGAGAGAAGGTAGAACCGTGATTTCGGTTACGCACAGACTTTCCACAATCCGCGAAGCCGATCAGGTTTTTCAAATGCGCAACGGAAAACTCGAAAGATTTTCGGTTCCCGAACCGGAACAACAGGCGATGGTTCTGTAA
- a CDS encoding GAF domain-containing SpoIIE family protein phosphatase: MFHAGRFLCRSCGREWILEKRKNPRLSPPTDTSFSNEVLLEFLSLFNTSPNLNHLLESFTSLAFYKLGIPGISVMIYEPRLDRMTVMSVKNQKTSLSKVALHFEIKKGEDNGALTECIENCKSIYYKFADQKHKHFKQYARLNRTVASLAIPIHLNGEVLGILSVDYKTDDPEKAENDRYFLELIAAQFAVTLKNRILFEVSQTQSRNFRSLHSAALRLSSLGFKYKVEIFRVILLSLTEFSENDLYSLFEWNRDNHTLFGHFLTGNITSPEIRMDVDMARQSTFKVRIQTTSEEKESSETSKKRNLRKELEPIPGEMSLPINRYEFFLKEVFELNESKLALSSDFPELEKFGMWGLNLAILPVVHTDKSDIVVILGKRKDRQFNSEELEVLNAFAIQAGISIQNYHLFDQRAQKERLDKEIEIAKELQRSLLPRKMPEHSGYEFAGTMVAARGVGGDYYDFITDPFNTETVICIGDVSGKGVPAGIVMATVRTIIHSLVRKKVSPWDIVNTVNTYIFQNYNDSTSPRFMSMTVIKWEMNRNEFSFSGAGQGNLYLYKASTRQIEEISTGGIILGIDPDISKFENLNQFRMQVGDLLIMCTDGVLEASDQDGIQFESDRFKKSILQFQAEPLQAMLDGIVSEIRKFTGNQEQMDDITLAAIRRLR, encoded by the coding sequence ATGTTTCATGCCGGGCGATTTCTTTGCAGATCCTGTGGCCGAGAATGGATTTTAGAAAAAAGAAAGAATCCCAGACTTTCTCCGCCGACGGATACAAGTTTTAGCAACGAGGTTTTGCTCGAATTTCTTTCCTTATTCAACACGAGCCCCAACTTAAATCACCTTCTCGAAAGTTTCACTTCTCTCGCGTTTTACAAACTCGGAATTCCCGGCATAAGCGTGATGATCTACGAACCTCGTTTGGATCGGATGACCGTGATGTCGGTCAAAAATCAAAAGACCTCCCTTTCCAAGGTCGCGCTTCATTTCGAAATCAAAAAGGGCGAAGACAACGGGGCTTTAACCGAATGTATCGAAAATTGCAAATCGATTTATTATAAGTTCGCTGATCAGAAACACAAACATTTCAAACAATACGCGAGACTCAATCGAACCGTTGCTTCGCTTGCGATTCCGATTCATCTCAACGGGGAAGTGTTAGGAATTCTTTCCGTCGATTATAAAACCGACGATCCCGAAAAGGCGGAAAACGATCGTTACTTTCTGGAATTGATCGCCGCGCAATTTGCGGTCACACTTAAAAACAGAATTCTTTTCGAAGTTTCTCAAACCCAGTCCCGAAATTTCAGATCGCTTCATTCCGCCGCGCTTCGTCTTTCCTCTTTAGGATTCAAATACAAGGTGGAAATTTTTAGAGTGATTCTTCTTTCGCTCACCGAGTTTTCAGAAAACGATTTGTATTCTCTTTTCGAATGGAACAGAGACAATCATACTTTGTTCGGACATTTTTTAACCGGAAACATCACAAGTCCCGAAATCAGAATGGACGTGGATATGGCGAGACAATCCACGTTTAAGGTTAGAATACAAACGACTTCGGAAGAAAAAGAATCTTCCGAAACTTCCAAAAAAAGAAATCTTAGAAAGGAATTGGAACCGATTCCCGGAGAAATGTCCCTCCCGATCAATCGATACGAGTTTTTTCTCAAAGAAGTTTTCGAACTCAATGAATCCAAACTTGCACTGTCTTCCGATTTTCCCGAACTCGAAAAATTCGGGATGTGGGGTTTGAATCTCGCGATTCTTCCCGTGGTTCATACGGACAAATCGGACATCGTAGTCATCTTAGGAAAAAGAAAGGACCGTCAATTCAATTCGGAAGAATTAGAAGTTTTGAATGCGTTTGCGATCCAAGCCGGAATTTCCATACAGAACTATCATCTATTCGATCAAAGAGCTCAAAAAGAAAGGCTCGATAAAGAAATCGAAATCGCGAAAGAACTCCAACGTTCTTTGCTTCCTAGAAAGATGCCGGAACATTCCGGTTACGAATTCGCAGGAACGATGGTTGCGGCGCGCGGCGTTGGAGGAGATTACTACGATTTTATCACCGACCCGTTTAACACCGAAACGGTGATCTGCATCGGAGACGTAAGCGGAAAAGGTGTTCCCGCGGGAATCGTGATGGCAACGGTGAGGACGATCATCCATTCTCTTGTAAGAAAAAAAGTAAGTCCTTGGGACATCGTAAACACGGTCAACACGTATATCTTTCAAAACTACAACGATTCCACTTCGCCGCGATTCATGTCGATGACCGTAATCAAATGGGAAATGAACCGGAACGAATTTTCGTTCAGCGGCGCTGGACAAGGAAATCTTTATCTTTATAAGGCTTCTACCCGACAGATCGAAGAAATTTCGACGGGCGGAATCATCTTGGGAATCGATCCCGATATTTCCAAATTCGAAAATCTAAATCAGTTTAGAATGCAGGTCGGAGATCTTCTGATCATGTGCACGGACGGAGTTTTAGAAGCATCCGATCAGGACGGAATTCAGTTCGAATCGGATCGATTTAAAAAATCCATTCTCCAGTTTCAAGCCGAACCCTTACAAGCGATGTTGGACGGTATCGTTTCCGAAATCCGCAAATTTACGGGAAACCAAGAACAGATGGACGATATTACTCTTGCCGCAATCCGAAGACTCCGTTAA
- the yihA gene encoding ribosome biogenesis GTP-binding protein YihA/YsxC codes for MSEDPQKKDEPFFKDVEFNASYGEASKIPTKGVPQIAFAGRSNAGKSSLLNAILERKSLAKVSSTPGKTKLLNFFFVNHSVYLVDLPGFGYSANSHKDHEAMMGLLMDYLNLAKDLKCLFLVCDSQRELPEEELELIGTCFERNIKPVLVRTKIDKLNQSDLSKLRKKMKNIHELYPMLETVLVSNKSGKGLLELRKIVDSLIGSVGTPINYTERIEEIS; via the coding sequence ATGAGCGAGGATCCTCAAAAAAAGGACGAACCGTTCTTCAAAGACGTCGAGTTCAACGCGTCTTATGGGGAAGCGAGCAAGATCCCAACCAAAGGGGTTCCCCAGATCGCGTTCGCGGGTCGTTCCAATGCCGGTAAGTCTTCTTTGCTCAACGCAATTCTCGAAAGAAAATCCCTCGCTAAAGTTTCTTCCACTCCCGGCAAAACCAAGTTACTCAATTTCTTTTTTGTAAATCATTCCGTATATCTCGTCGACTTACCCGGTTTCGGTTATTCGGCCAATTCACATAAGGATCACGAAGCGATGATGGGTCTTTTGATGGATTATTTGAATCTCGCGAAGGATTTGAAATGTCTTTTTTTAGTTTGTGATTCTCAAAGAGAACTTCCGGAAGAGGAACTCGAACTGATCGGAACCTGTTTCGAAAGAAATATAAAACCCGTTTTAGTAAGAACAAAAATCGATAAACTCAATCAAAGCGATCTTTCCAAATTGAGAAAGAAGATGAAAAATATTCACGAGCTTTATCCGATGCTCGAAACGGTTCTTGTTTCCAATAAGTCTGGAAAAGGTTTGCTCGAGCTTAGAAAGATTGTGGATTCTCTGATCGGTTCGGTCGGAACTCCGATCAATTATACGGAAAGAATCGAAGAAATTTCCTAA
- a CDS encoding sigma-54-dependent Fis family transcriptional regulator, with amino-acid sequence MNSTLDPDKLLDLILERCIQICEVGSGSLMLINEKENVLDIVTFRGMNPSIRTKVKLKVGEGITGIVAASGEGMIVSDVTANPHYISIKDDIMSELAVPMIVEDVVIGVISLDSSRKGAFNEEHLEIISTLANQAAQIFKNLQIFRQLEQKNKIQQVLIDISRTVTSTLVLQEIFEDIMDRLEKSLNLERGSIVLFEAEKAILRLEAASGLTAEEMEKGVYLPGEGVTGKVFETGEPIIVESIANDENFLNRVGNAAHFKNNPENVSFLAAPIKSDTDVLGVVSVYFVHKKYIDLKTYLDFLQVVASVIYQAIRIQKLIDEEKREISRENVLLKRELKNKYKFGSLIGKSKPMEKLFEMIHLVSDSRASVLITGESGTGKEMIASAIHYNSSRADKPFIKINCAAIPENLLESELFGHKKGSFTGAVADKKGKFEMADTGTIFLDEIGEMDLNLQSKLLRVLQEKEIEAVGSVKPKKIDVRIIAATNADLEELITEKKFRPDLFYRLNVVNMVTPPLRERADDVPLLINHFIAKYSEENGKKITGITREAHKLLMNYSWPGNVRELENVIERAVVLSQLEMLDIQDFSEINGRLLYGDEEFDPETGDAESSVEIANSRFSSSHLDALDGRAIEVVVGEVEARLIKYAMKKFKYTKTRVAKFLGINRNTLDKKIKDLKIDY; translated from the coding sequence ATGAACTCAACTTTGGATCCGGATAAACTTCTGGATTTAATTCTAGAACGTTGCATCCAGATTTGCGAAGTCGGTTCGGGCTCTCTGATGCTGATTAATGAAAAAGAAAATGTTTTGGATATCGTAACCTTTCGAGGTATGAATCCATCGATCCGTACGAAAGTTAAATTGAAGGTGGGAGAAGGAATTACCGGGATTGTAGCCGCTTCCGGCGAAGGTATGATCGTCAGCGACGTAACCGCCAATCCACATTACATTTCCATAAAGGACGATATTATGTCCGAACTCGCGGTCCCTATGATCGTCGAGGATGTAGTGATCGGAGTTATCTCCCTAGATTCAAGCCGCAAAGGCGCTTTCAACGAAGAACATTTGGAGATCATTTCGACGCTTGCCAATCAGGCCGCGCAGATCTTCAAAAACCTGCAGATTTTCAGACAACTCGAACAGAAGAATAAAATTCAACAGGTGTTGATCGATATTTCAAGAACCGTTACTTCCACGTTGGTTCTTCAGGAAATTTTCGAAGACATCATGGATCGTCTGGAAAAATCCTTAAACCTCGAGCGGGGAAGTATCGTTCTTTTCGAAGCCGAAAAAGCGATCTTAAGACTCGAGGCCGCTTCCGGTTTAACCGCCGAAGAAATGGAGAAGGGAGTTTATCTTCCCGGCGAAGGAGTTACCGGAAAGGTTTTTGAAACCGGAGAACCGATCATCGTTGAATCGATCGCAAACGACGAAAACTTTTTGAATCGTGTGGGCAACGCCGCGCACTTCAAAAACAATCCGGAGAACGTTAGTTTTCTCGCGGCGCCGATCAAATCGGATACGGACGTTCTCGGAGTCGTAAGCGTTTACTTCGTTCACAAAAAATACATAGACTTAAAAACTTATTTAGACTTTTTGCAAGTAGTTGCGTCCGTCATTTATCAGGCGATTCGGATTCAAAAACTGATCGACGAAGAGAAGAGAGAAATCTCGAGAGAGAACGTTCTTCTCAAACGCGAACTCAAGAATAAATACAAGTTCGGATCTTTGATCGGAAAATCCAAGCCGATGGAAAAACTTTTCGAGATGATCCATCTTGTTTCGGATTCCCGCGCATCCGTTTTGATTACGGGAGAATCCGGAACGGGTAAGGAAATGATCGCGTCTGCGATTCACTACAATTCTTCCCGCGCCGATAAACCGTTTATCAAGATCAATTGCGCCGCGATTCCGGAGAATCTTCTCGAAAGCGAACTTTTCGGTCATAAGAAAGGATCGTTTACCGGCGCAGTCGCGGATAAAAAAGGAAAGTTCGAGATGGCCGATACGGGAACGATCTTTCTGGACGAGATCGGTGAAATGGATCTCAATCTTCAATCCAAGTTGTTGCGCGTTCTTCAGGAAAAGGAAATCGAAGCGGTCGGTTCGGTGAAACCCAAAAAGATCGACGTAAGAATCATCGCCGCAACGAACGCGGACTTGGAGGAATTGATCACGGAGAAAAAATTCAGACCGGATCTTTTTTACAGGCTCAACGTCGTGAATATGGTAACTCCTCCGTTGCGTGAAAGAGCGGATGACGTTCCACTTTTGATCAATCACTTTATCGCGAAGTATTCGGAAGAGAACGGAAAGAAAATCACCGGAATCACGAGAGAAGCTCATAAACTTCTCATGAACTATAGTTGGCCCGGAAACGTTCGAGAGCTTGAAAACGTAATCGAACGCGCGGTTGTTCTTTCTCAGTTGGAGATGTTGGACATTCAGGATTTTTCCGAAATCAACGGACGTCTTCTTTATGGAGACGAAGAGTTCGATCCCGAAACCGGAGACGCAGAGTCTTCCGTCGAAATCGCGAATTCAAGATTCTCTTCTTCTCATTTGGATGCTCTGGACGGAAGAGCGATCGAAGTTGTTGTGGGAGAAGTGGAAGCTCGTTTGATCAAGTATGCGATGAAAAAATTCAAATACACAAAAACGAGAGTCGCTAAGTTTTTGGGAATCAACCGAAACACTTTGGATAAAAAAATCAAGGATCTTAAAATCGATTATTGA
- a CDS encoding SET domain-containing protein, with the protein MLLVPTYIADSPIGGFGLFAGRDIQKGELIWKYHPKTVWVITDQELNSLPPSVQVMFRTYSYQTEDKWFYCSDNSKFMNHSDDPNTKEDFTSDKTNPMGQDSATRLIHKGEELTCNYKLFDDNWKIKLS; encoded by the coding sequence ATGCTTTTAGTACCCACTTATATCGCCGACTCTCCGATCGGCGGCTTCGGTCTTTTTGCGGGCCGGGATATTCAAAAAGGAGAATTGATTTGGAAGTATCATCCTAAAACGGTTTGGGTCATCACCGACCAAGAGTTGAATTCTCTTCCCCCTTCCGTTCAAGTAATGTTTCGCACTTATTCTTATCAGACCGAAGACAAATGGTTTTATTGTTCCGATAACTCGAAGTTCATGAATCACAGCGACGACCCGAACACAAAGGAAGATTTTACGAGCGATAAAACCAATCCGATGGGACAAGACAGCGCTACAAGATTGATCCACAAAGGAGAAGAGCTTACCTGCAACTATAAACTCTTCGACGATAACTGGAAAATAAAATTAAGTTAA
- the tilS gene encoding tRNA lysidine(34) synthetase TilS translates to MRDKISESTRKIFDTVWKRIVPFHEMILSRPAVLSYSGGKDSSLLLHFYFWLWIEKKIPAPCIYHLDHSIRFNLEQEKKILEYAETTFPFPKEFKKKNIPTLSRKIGKTLEETGRAFRYKDLEKIANRYEGYIVTGHHSNDYLETILLNLIRGGGWNSLRTLGWFEKNRFRPLFAFTKDEIKTILQSEFWPIFEDESNQSDEYLRNRIRNSIVPLLMQEGADPDRIYKNFHRMEKPAPKIFPKENGPEKIPSYLKINVWVLRDLSQRERKFFIDRYLRSLGLHPITRNFFQDLVECLERENSFGLENKEAWFWKSISSDLYLIPKNSLSLKEFRFEPKEMILRWNGNQKKIPPGLIPEVCPPGAKIRKNGMSIEISEILRQKEIPVPVRKMLPILYGEGKVDVICLSLWDPRIGDIVADREVEILPDSQEPGR, encoded by the coding sequence ATGAGAGACAAGATCTCCGAATCCACACGAAAGATTTTCGATACGGTATGGAAAAGAATCGTTCCTTTTCACGAAATGATCCTATCTCGTCCGGCCGTTTTATCCTATTCCGGAGGAAAAGATTCTTCTCTTTTGCTCCATTTTTACTTTTGGCTTTGGATCGAAAAAAAAATCCCCGCTCCGTGTATCTATCATCTCGATCATTCGATTCGATTCAATCTGGAACAGGAAAAAAAAATCCTGGAATACGCGGAGACCACGTTTCCGTTTCCAAAAGAATTCAAAAAAAAGAATATTCCAACTTTATCACGTAAGATCGGAAAAACCCTGGAAGAAACCGGACGTGCATTTCGGTATAAGGATTTGGAAAAGATCGCAAATCGATACGAAGGTTATATCGTTACGGGTCATCATTCCAACGATTATCTGGAAACGATCCTCTTGAATTTGATCCGCGGCGGAGGTTGGAATTCCTTACGCACATTAGGTTGGTTCGAAAAAAATCGATTTCGTCCTCTCTTCGCATTTACGAAAGACGAAATCAAAACGATTCTTCAATCCGAGTTTTGGCCGATCTTCGAGGACGAATCCAATCAAAGCGACGAATACCTAAGGAATAGAATTCGAAATTCCATCGTTCCTCTTCTGATGCAGGAAGGCGCGGACCCGGATCGTATTTATAAAAACTTTCATAGAATGGAGAAACCGGCTCCGAAAATTTTTCCGAAGGAAAACGGACCGGAAAAAATCCCTTCGTATTTAAAAATCAACGTTTGGGTTCTACGCGATCTTTCGCAAAGGGAAAGAAAATTCTTTATAGATCGTTATCTTCGTTCCTTAGGTTTACATCCGATCACAAGAAATTTCTTTCAGGATCTCGTCGAATGTTTGGAGAGGGAGAATTCTTTCGGACTTGAAAACAAAGAAGCTTGGTTTTGGAAGTCGATATCTTCGGATCTTTATTTGATTCCTAAAAATTCTCTTTCTTTAAAAGAATTTAGATTCGAACCGAAAGAAATGATTCTTCGTTGGAACGGAAATCAAAAGAAAATTCCTCCCGGATTGATTCCGGAAGTATGCCCTCCCGGCGCCAAAATTCGCAAAAACGGGATGAGTATAGAAATTTCCGAAATCCTCAGACAGAAAGAGATTCCTGTTCCGGTTAGAAAAATGCTACCCATACTTTATGGGGAGGGGAAAGTTGATGTGATCTGTCTGAGCCTTTGGGATCCGAGGATAGGAGACATTGTGGCGGACAGGGAAGTAGAGATTTTACCTGACTCTCAGGAGCCCGGAAGATGA